Proteins encoded within one genomic window of Diorhabda sublineata isolate icDioSubl1.1 chromosome 1, icDioSubl1.1, whole genome shotgun sequence:
- the LOC130452492 gene encoding BET1 homolog, whose translation MRRAHAGNYYEPLPQNSNEIEDENDRVTSELQEKIGVLKSLSIDIGNEVKYQDKLLRDIDDDMDRTGGFLGTTMSKVLKLSKGSHNYYILYLFVFSIVVFFILYLVLKFR comes from the coding sequence ATGAGACGAGCCCATGCTGGTAATTATTATGAACCTTTACcacaaaattcaaatgaaatcgAAGACGAAAATGATCGTGTTACGAGtgaattacaagaaaaaataggTGTGTTAAAATCGCTGTCTATAGATATTGGAAATGAAGTTAAATACCAAGATAAACTACTTAGGGATATTGACGATGATATGGACAGAACTGGTGGATTCTTAGGAACGACGATgtccaaagttttaaaattatcaaaaggtTCTCATAACTATTATATACtgtatttatttgtattctCTATCGTagtgttttttatattgtacctCGTGTTAAAATTTAGGTAg